The following is a genomic window from Citrifermentans bemidjiense Bem.
GATCTCCGGGACCGGTAAGCAGGTGCGCGATGTTCTGCACGCCGACGACATGATCACCCTTTATTTCGGGGCGCTGGAGCGCGCCGAGCTGCTACGCGGCCAGGTCTTCAACATCGGGGGGGGGATCGAGAACAGCCTGTCGCTTCTGGAGCTGTTCGAGCTGCTGCAGGGGCACATCGGGGGGGCGCTTGACTACCTGAAGCTCGCCCCCCGCGAGAGCGACCAGCGGGTCTTCGTGGCCGATATCGGCAAGGCCGCCGCTTTGATCGGCTGGCAGCCACGGGTTTCCGCTTCCGAGGGCGTGGCCAGGATGCTGGAATGGACCAGCCGCGTGCTGGGCCATTGATCCGACCATCGCTTGGCTGAGCGGCTTAATCGGAGGCAGATCCGCTATGGCAACGCTGGCAGGTTGACTTGCATTTTGGTGCCAACAGGATGGCTACCATGGGGCAGCTGCCCCTGCTTCAACAGAAGAGGACGGATGAACATATTGATTATCAAGCCGGGCGCCATTGGCGACCTCCTGCTTATCACGCCTGTGGTGCGGGCACTGCGTGGGATCTATCCGTCGGCAAGGGTTACCCTCGTGGTCAGCTCCAGGGGGACCGCCTCGCTTTTCAGCCACAATCCGTTGGTGAACGACGTCATCGTTTTCGACAGAAAGGGGGAGCACAGCAGTTGGGGCAGTCTGTTTCAGCTCTGGCGGCGCATCAGGGAAAAGAAGTTCGATCTGGTGCTGAACTTCCAGCGCAGCAACCTAAAGGGGTGGCTCCTGGCCAGTGCGGCTCTTCCCAGCCGAATCCTCGTCTACCATAAGGCGAAAAGAAGGATCGTGCACGCCGTGGTGAACCATCTGGAGACGTTGAAGCCCCTGGGGATAGAACCGGCGAACTGCGAGATCTCGCTTCAAATCGGAGTAGGAAAGGAAGACGAAGCCTTTGCTGCCGATCTCCTCCGGCCGCTGTGGCTGGAGGGGAGGGACGTGGTGGCAGTGAACCCGGGGGCGAGCCACCCGGTGAACCGGTGGGGCGTGGAGCATTTTGCCGGGCTGTGCGACCTTCTCTCTGAGCGGCTTGGGGCGAAGGTCATTATTGTCGGCGGTGCAGACGATACTGTCCTCGCGGACCAGATTGTGGCTAAGGCGACGTCCTCCCCTGTAGTATTGACCGGAAAAACCTCTCTGCTGCAACTGGGAGCCATTTTGCAGAAATCCGCATTGCTGGTCACCGGCGATACGGGGCCGATGCACATCGCTACGGCGGTGGGTACTCGAGTGGTGGCGCTTTTCGGCGCGGCCGATCCCGAGAGGACCGGCCCGGTGGGGGAGGGGCACAGGGTCATGCAGGCGCGCGAGGTGGCCTGCGTTCCCTGCCGCAGCCGCAAGTGCGCCAATGAAAACTACCTGGAGTGCATGAACCGGATCACGCCGGAGCAAGTGTTCGAGGCGGTCAAGGAGATGCTGCTGCAGCCGTGCCGCACCAGCGGAAGCGTTTGCAAGTGACGATGATGTTTTATTCCCTTCAATATGGCAATTTCTGGAGGTCAGATGACAAAGATACTTGTTACCGGCGCAGCGGGTTTCATAGGCTCGCACCTTTCCCACAGGCTCCTCGCCAAGGGGCACGAGGTGGTTGGGCTCGATAACCTGAACGACTATTACGATGTCAGCCTGAAAGAGGGGAGGCTGGCGAGGCTGGAAGGGAAGCCGGGCTTTCGCTTAGTGCGGATGAACCTTGAGGACCGGGAGGGGATAGCCCGCCTCTTTGCCGCAGAGAAGTTCGATTCCGTGGTGAACCTGGCCGCCCAGGCCGGGGTCCGCTACTCGATCCAGAACCCCTACGCCTACATCGACAGCAACATCTCCGGTTTCATCAACATCCTGGAGGGATGCCGCCACAACAAGGTGAAGCACCTGGTCTACGCCTCGTCCTCCTCGGTCTACGGCGCCAACACCACGATGCCCTTCTCGGTGCACCACAACGTGGACCATCCGGTCTCGCTCTACGCCGCCACCAAGAAGGCGAACGAGCTGATGGCCCACACTTATTCCAGCCTTTACGGGCTCCCCACCACGGGGCTGCGCTTTTTCACCGTCTATGGACCGTGGGGGCGTCCCGACATGGCGCTGTTCCTTTTCACCAAGGCGATCCTGGAGGGGAAGCCGATCGACGTCTTCAACTATGGGAAGATGCAGCGCGACTTCACTTTCGTCGACGACATCGTGGAAGGCGTAAGCCGCGTGATCGACAGCGTTCCTCCCGGCGAAGCCGGCTGGAGCGGGGCGACCCCGGATCCGGGGACGAGCTACGCCCCTTACAAGATCTACAACATCGGGAACAACAACCCGGTGGAGCTCTTGCGCTTCATCGAGGTGCTGGAAAAGGCGCTGGGGAAAGAGGCGCAGAAGAACCTGCTTCCGATCCAGGCCGGCGACGTCCCGGCGACCTACGCCGACGTGGACGATCTGATGCGGGACGTCGGCTTCAAGCCGGCCACCTCCATCGAGGACGGAATAGCCCGCTTCGTCGCCTGGTACCGGGATTTCTACAAGGTCTAGAAGGGGCATTCTCCCAGGGGCGCGTTCGGTGGCCA
Proteins encoded in this region:
- a CDS encoding glycosyltransferase family 9 protein; the encoded protein is MNILIIKPGAIGDLLLITPVVRALRGIYPSARVTLVVSSRGTASLFSHNPLVNDVIVFDRKGEHSSWGSLFQLWRRIREKKFDLVLNFQRSNLKGWLLASAALPSRILVYHKAKRRIVHAVVNHLETLKPLGIEPANCEISLQIGVGKEDEAFAADLLRPLWLEGRDVVAVNPGASHPVNRWGVEHFAGLCDLLSERLGAKVIIVGGADDTVLADQIVAKATSSPVVLTGKTSLLQLGAILQKSALLVTGDTGPMHIATAVGTRVVALFGAADPERTGPVGEGHRVMQAREVACVPCRSRKCANENYLECMNRITPEQVFEAVKEMLLQPCRTSGSVCK
- a CDS encoding NAD-dependent epimerase, with translation MTKILVTGAAGFIGSHLSHRLLAKGHEVVGLDNLNDYYDVSLKEGRLARLEGKPGFRLVRMNLEDREGIARLFAAEKFDSVVNLAAQAGVRYSIQNPYAYIDSNISGFINILEGCRHNKVKHLVYASSSSVYGANTTMPFSVHHNVDHPVSLYAATKKANELMAHTYSSLYGLPTTGLRFFTVYGPWGRPDMALFLFTKAILEGKPIDVFNYGKMQRDFTFVDDIVEGVSRVIDSVPPGEAGWSGATPDPGTSYAPYKIYNIGNNNPVELLRFIEVLEKALGKEAQKNLLPIQAGDVPATYADVDDLMRDVGFKPATSIEDGIARFVAWYRDFYKV